A section of the Pseudomonas sp. Q1-7 genome encodes:
- the upp gene encoding uracil phosphoribosyltransferase, with product MPIREIRHPLIRHKLGLMRRADISTKNFRELAQEVGALLTYEATNDLPLESYEIQGWAGTVQVEKIAGKKITVVPILRAGIGMLDGVLSLIPGAKVSAVGVARNEETLEAHTYLEKLAPEIDERLALIIDPMLATGGSMVATIDLLKRAGCKEIRAMVLVAAPEGIKVVSDAHPDVMIYTASIDQKLNEHGYIIPGLGDAGDKIFGTKQKEN from the coding sequence ATGCCCATCCGTGAGATCCGCCATCCGCTGATCCGCCACAAGCTCGGCCTCATGCGCCGCGCCGACATCAGCACCAAGAACTTCCGCGAACTGGCACAGGAAGTCGGCGCCCTGCTGACCTACGAAGCAACCAATGACCTGCCCCTGGAAAGCTACGAGATCCAGGGCTGGGCGGGCACCGTGCAGGTGGAGAAAATCGCCGGCAAGAAGATCACCGTGGTGCCCATCCTGCGCGCCGGCATCGGCATGCTCGACGGCGTGCTCAGCCTGATACCGGGTGCGAAGGTCAGCGCCGTGGGCGTGGCCCGCAACGAGGAAACCCTGGAGGCCCACACCTACCTGGAGAAGCTGGCCCCGGAAATCGACGAGCGCCTGGCGCTGATCATCGACCCGATGCTGGCCACTGGCGGCTCCATGGTCGCCACCATCGACCTGCTCAAGCGCGCCGGCTGCAAGGAAATCCGCGCCATGGTGCTGGTCGCCGCGCCGGAAGGCATCAAGGTCGTCAGCGACGCCCATCCGGACGTGATGATCTACACCGCCTCCATCGACCAGAAACTCAACGAGCACGGCTACATCATTCCGGGCCTGGGCGATGCCGGCGACAAGATCTTCGGCACCAAGCAGAAGGAAAACTGA
- a CDS encoding hypoxanthine-guanine phosphoribosyltransferase, with the protein MSADLAHIRQVMAEADCLYPEAQVEAAIGQVAEAINGELAECNPVVFCVMNGGLIFAGKLLPKLNFPLELSYLHATRYRNETSGGELFWKAKPEISFIDRDVLIIDDILDEGHTLAAIIDFCRHAGAARVHTAVLIDKTHDRKARPDLKADYVGLDCEDRYIFGYGMDYKGYWRNAAGIFAVKGL; encoded by the coding sequence ATGTCCGCCGATCTCGCCCACATCCGCCAAGTGATGGCCGAAGCCGATTGCCTGTACCCCGAAGCCCAGGTAGAAGCAGCCATCGGCCAGGTCGCCGAGGCCATCAACGGCGAACTGGCCGAGTGTAATCCGGTGGTGTTCTGCGTGATGAACGGCGGCCTGATCTTCGCCGGAAAGCTGCTGCCCAAGCTGAACTTCCCGCTGGAGCTGTCCTACCTGCACGCCACCCGCTACCGCAACGAAACCAGCGGCGGAGAGCTGTTCTGGAAGGCCAAGCCGGAAATCTCCTTCATCGACCGCGACGTGCTGATCATCGATGACATCCTCGACGAAGGGCACACCCTGGCGGCCATCATCGACTTCTGTAGGCACGCCGGCGCCGCCCGCGTGCACACCGCCGTGCTGATCGACAAGACCCACGACCGCAAGGCCCGCCCGGACCTGAAGGCCGACTACGTGGGGCTGGACTGCGAAGACCGCTACATCTTCGGTTACGGCATGGACTACAAGGGCTACTGGCGCAACGCCGCCGGCATCTTCGCCGTCAAGGGACTCTGA
- a CDS encoding WbuC family cupin fold metalloprotein produces the protein MAAPRFLDQALFAELAGGAAASPRKRQHHNFHEMEEPCHRLAVGLQPDTYIPPHRHLSADKAEGLLVLKGRLGLLIFDECGVVTDRRELVAGGDCVGVDLPPGVFHALVVLEPDSILFECKAGPYRPLGEGEHPAWAPREGEEGVAAYLAWMTSLFD, from the coding sequence ATGGCCGCGCCACGTTTCCTCGACCAGGCACTGTTCGCTGAACTGGCCGGCGGGGCCGCGGCGAGCCCGCGCAAGCGCCAGCACCACAACTTCCACGAAATGGAAGAACCCTGCCACCGCCTGGCGGTGGGGCTGCAACCGGACACCTACATTCCGCCGCACCGCCACCTGTCTGCCGACAAGGCCGAGGGCCTGCTGGTGCTCAAGGGTCGCCTGGGCCTGTTGATCTTCGATGAGTGCGGCGTGGTCACCGACAGGCGCGAGCTGGTGGCCGGCGGTGATTGCGTTGGTGTCGACCTGCCGCCGGGGGTATTCCACGCCCTGGTGGTGCTGGAGCCGGACAGCATTCTGTTCGAATGCAAGGCCGGCCCCTACCGTCCCCTGGGCGAGGGTGAACACCCCGCCTGGGCGCCCCGAGAAGGGGAAGAGGGCGTGGCCGCCTACCTCGCCTGGATGACCTCGCTGTTCGACTGA
- the dauA gene encoding C4-dicarboxylic acid transporter DauA: MSRYLPPLFAALRQAWREGYSLASLRGDLAAGITVGIIAIPLAMALAIAVGVAPQHGLYTVLLAAPLIALTGGSRFNISGPTAAFVVILLPITQQYGVGGLLLCTLMAGLILIAMGLARLGRLIQFIPYPVTLGFTAGIGIVIATLQIKDLLGLQLAQAPQHYLDQLRLLASALPTTQPGDVLVGIACFAVLVVWPRFVTKVPGHLVALALGALLGLLLEALNLPVATLGERFSYVVDGISHPGIPPFLPSFAWPWQLPGPDGQPLGLSFELIRQLLAPAFAIAMLGAIESLLCAVVADGMAGTRHDPNAELLGQGLGNLVAPLFGGITATAAIARSAANVRAGARSPIAAIIHTGVVLLAMLLLAPLFSYLPMAALAALLLMVAWNMSEARHVAHTLRIAPRNDVLVLLTCLVLTVLFDMVLAVGVGLLLAAGLFIKRMSDLTDTAPLPQHFHESLRELPEQVLAYAIRGPLFFGAAEKALSVLRRFNPEVKVVIVEMSAVPMLDMTALATLENLLHDYHRQGIGLVLVGTTPRVRLKLRRAGVHRETGQLAYVKTLEQARAKALRWLEPTEVQSNSEVIQAR; encoded by the coding sequence GCCGGCATCACCGTGGGCATCATCGCCATTCCCCTGGCCATGGCGCTGGCCATCGCGGTCGGCGTGGCACCGCAGCACGGGCTCTACACCGTGCTGCTGGCGGCGCCGCTGATCGCCCTCACCGGCGGCTCGCGCTTCAACATCTCCGGCCCCACCGCCGCCTTCGTGGTGATCCTGCTGCCCATCACCCAGCAATACGGGGTCGGCGGGCTGCTGCTCTGCACCCTGATGGCCGGGTTGATCCTCATTGCCATGGGCCTGGCGCGCCTGGGCCGGCTGATCCAGTTCATCCCCTACCCGGTGACCCTGGGCTTCACCGCCGGCATCGGCATCGTCATCGCCACCCTGCAGATCAAGGACCTGCTCGGCCTGCAGCTGGCGCAGGCGCCCCAGCACTATCTGGACCAGTTGCGCCTGCTCGCCTCAGCGCTGCCAACGACACAGCCGGGCGACGTCCTGGTGGGCATCGCCTGCTTCGCCGTGCTGGTGGTCTGGCCGCGTTTCGTGACCAAGGTGCCGGGCCATCTGGTGGCGCTGGCCCTGGGCGCCCTGCTCGGCCTGCTGCTGGAGGCACTGAACTTGCCCGTCGCCACCCTTGGCGAACGTTTCAGCTATGTGGTGGACGGCATCAGCCATCCCGGCATCCCGCCCTTCCTGCCGAGCTTCGCCTGGCCCTGGCAACTGCCCGGGCCGGATGGCCAGCCCCTGGGCCTGAGCTTCGAGCTGATCCGCCAGTTGCTGGCGCCAGCCTTTGCCATCGCCATGCTCGGCGCCATCGAATCGCTGCTCTGCGCCGTGGTGGCCGACGGTATGGCCGGCACCCGCCACGATCCCAATGCCGAACTGCTCGGCCAGGGCCTGGGCAACCTGGTGGCGCCGCTGTTCGGCGGCATCACCGCGACCGCCGCCATCGCCCGCAGCGCCGCCAACGTGCGCGCCGGGGCGCGCTCGCCGATCGCCGCCATCATCCACACCGGCGTGGTGCTGCTGGCGATGCTGCTGCTCGCGCCGCTGTTCAGCTACCTGCCCATGGCCGCCCTGGCGGCGCTGCTGCTGATGGTGGCCTGGAACATGAGCGAGGCGCGGCATGTGGCGCACACCCTGCGCATCGCCCCGCGCAACGACGTGCTGGTTCTGCTCACTTGCCTGGTGCTGACCGTGCTGTTCGACATGGTGCTGGCGGTGGGCGTCGGCCTGCTGCTGGCGGCTGGCCTGTTCATCAAGCGCATGAGCGACCTCACCGACACCGCGCCGCTGCCCCAGCATTTTCATGAGTCGTTGCGCGAACTGCCGGAACAGGTGCTGGCCTACGCCATTCGCGGGCCACTATTCTTCGGTGCGGCAGAAAAGGCCCTCAGCGTGCTGCGCCGCTTCAATCCCGAAGTGAAGGTTGTGATCGTGGAAATGAGCGCCGTGCCCATGCTGGACATGACCGCGCTGGCCACCCTGGAGAACCTGCTGCACGACTACCACCGCCAGGGCATTGGCCTGGTGCTGGTGGGCACCACGCCAAGGGTGCGGCTGAAACTGCGCCGCGCCGGCGTGCATCGAGAAACCGGCCAACTGGCCTATGTGAAGACCCTGGAGCAGGCGCGCGCCAAGGCATTGCGCTGGCTGGAGCCTACCGAAGTTCAGTCGAACAGCGAGGTCATCCAGGCGAGGTAG